DNA from Sulfurimonas xiamenensis:
TGAAACAGACGGTATTGTCTTTAATGAAGGTGTATATGGAGAGCACTTTGCTGCACAAAGAACACTCTATCAATCCTCTTATCTTAAATATAGCGGAATTAAAAAACATACTATTACTGCAGGTTACCGTTTTAAAAAAGAAGAAACCATAGATATGAGATCAAAACTTTCAAACAGAGAGAGCGGTGATGTAGAATTGGTTGATTATAGTGAAACATTTGCATTTTTTGATGCAGATGCCAAGCGAAATATTTTTACCTTCTCGCTTCAAGATGAATTCCTGTTTAACAATGCTTTTAGCTTTATTTACGGTTTTAATTATGAAGAGACATCATATAAAGATGCAGGATTTGAACCCAGAATCTCAATGGTTTATCAAAAAGACAGAGAAAATATTTTCAAAGCCATGTATAGCCGTTCGCATAGAAATGCTTCATGGCAGGAGATGTTTACAATGAATAATTTAGCAAGAGTTGGAAACACAGATTTGGAGCCTGAAATAGTGGATGCTTTTGAAGTTGCATATATAAAAAAATTCTCAAGCGACTCCCATTTTCAAGCCAATCTTTTTTATCTGCTTAACAAAGATCAAATATATAACTCTTCCACAAATCCTGAGTATGAAAATGCAATGGATACAGATATTTACGGTTTTGAGCTTGAGTACAAAGGAAGCATACTTCCTGTTGATCAACTATACCTAAACTACTCTTATGTAGATGGAAAATCATATATAAATAACAAAGACAGAAGTGAATCTCTGCCAAATGTCTCCCAGCATTTGGCTAAAGGGTACTATATCTATAATCTAAATAGCGCATTATCACTTAGTACTACTCTTAAATATGTCGGTTCAAAAGAGAGAATATTTATAGATACGCGTGAAAAACTTGAAGCTTATTCAACAATAGACGCATCACTAAGTTATAGAAATCAAAAATATGATTATATGTTAACAGCCAGTGTTAAAAATCTATGTGATACAAAGGTTGTTTTTCCATCTGCGCCTAACACATATATAGATGATTATGAACAAGAGCGTAGAAATTTTCTTATAGCATTTACGAAAAAGTTTTAAATGAAAAAAATAGTTTTACTCTCTCTTATTTTTATAAATATAGCTTATGGTTTTAGTTATAACGATATTTTGCTAAAAGCGCAAGCTTCTATTTTTCCTAAAATTTTACTTCTTGATAAAAAGTTAAATAACAAACTTATCAATAAAGAGATAGTTTATACTATTGTTTATGAAAAAATTGATTATCTTACAGCTTTAGAAATAAGCAACTTTATAGATAAAAACTACAACGGTTATTTCGGTAAATACCCCTACAGCATAAATTTAGTACAATTTTCAGATATATCAACTCAGACCGAGGCATCTGCAATTTATGTTTTAAATTCAGATAAAAATATTAGAAAAATTGTTGACATTGCAAAAACAAAAGGAGTTATAACATTTAGTTACGATATTGATAATTTAAAAGAGGGTTTGCTCTTCTCTTTAATGTTAGAAAAATCAACTGTAATTTATCTTAACAAAGAGAACCTCTACACTAAAGATATAAACTTTGTCGATCCACTTTACCAAATCGTCAAATTTATTGATAAACAATAAAAATAAAATAAAACTTTTATAATAATAATGTTACAATTTTTTTAATCAAAGAGAGTTATATAATTTAATGGCAAGGTGGTAAAGTGGAAAAAGAGAATTTAAAATCTCTCTCAAGCAAAATAGTTTTTTCAATCGCCCTTGCATCATTGTTTATCCTTTTAGGTTTTTTTACAGTTTTTGAAAAGATAAATAAAGAAGCTTTTTATCAAATCGAGGGAGAAAAAGCGGAAATAATTGCAAAAACTATAGAGCCGCTTATTGGGATGAATATCTATCTTGATATGAAAGAGAATGTCGAACAAATCACACGCCAACTTTTAGAAAATCCAAATATATTAGCCATAAAAATTCTAGCAAACAATGAAATAATCAGTGAAATGAAGTCTAATGCATATCAAAATAATTTAGATGACTCATTTATAGTTACAAAGAGTATTTTGCAGCCTAACTCTTATAAAGAAGTAGGTCGTCTTACACTTACCTATTCCAATAAAGAGTATAAAGAGTTAGTAGGTGAATTTACAGATATTTTACTTAAACTGCTTTTAGTTTTAACTTTGCTCTTTATCTTATTTGGTATATATATAAAGCGTCTTCTCTCTCCGCTTCGAAAAATTTCTAGATCATTAAAAAATTATTCTCCAAATAAAAATATTAAATTCCCTTATGCATCGCAAAAAAATGAAATTGGATTAATCTCAAACGCTCTCAATGAGATGCAAGAAAAAATTTGCGAATATTCAAAAAAGCAAGAAAACATTAACAATTATCTTGAAGAACAAGTAGAAGAAAAAACAAAAGAGCTTCGTAAACAGCTCTATACAGATACTTTGACAGGATTACCAAATAGATTTAGTCTTGTTAATTGTCTAGCTAGTATAAAAGATGGTGCACTGATTGTTTTAAATATAGATGATTTTAAAGAGATAAATGATTTTTATGGGCATGCGGCAGGTGATGGCATATTAAAAAAACTCTCAAATAGACTTAAAAATATATTTAAAGAAAATGAAACTGTTCAATTAAAATATCTATCCAGTGATGAATTTGCTCTTCTGTTTACACAAAAGCCTCAATTAAAAAATTTTATACAAACTATTGAAAAATTAATTTTTGCTATAGAAAAAATGATTTTTTTATATCAAGAAAATGAGATTAATATTAGAGTAACCATAGGTGCAACCTATGAGATAGACAGAGCACTCGAAAAAGCTGATATAGCTCTAAAATCCGCAAGAAAACAACAAAAATCTTTTTTACTATATGACAAAAAATTAAATATAGAAAAACAGTATAAAAATAATATGGAATGGGTGAAAAAACTTAATAAAGCACTTGAACAAGATAAAATAGTTCCATACTTTCAACCTATTTTTGACAATACTACAAACAAAATCTCCAGCTATGAGTGTTTAATTCGTTTAATTAATAGTGACAATACACCTATTACCCCAGATATATTTTTAACAATTGCTAAAAAAAGCAGACTTTATAAAACACTAACTAAAATTATGATTGAAAAAAGCTGTCAATATTTTGAACATATCGATTCGAATTTTTCAATTAATTTATCTGTAGAAGATATACTCAACAAAGAGATCGTTACTTATATAAAACAAAAGATAAAACAATACAAAGTTGCAGATAAAATTATTTTTGAAATTTTAGAGTCAGAAGGCATAGAAAATTATGAAGAGATATCTATCTTTATAAATGATATGAAAAAACTTGGCTGCAAAATAGCTATAGATGATTTTGGAAGCGGATACTCAAATTTTGAATATCTCCTCAAACTAAATATCGATTATATCAAGATTGACGGCACGCTGATAAAAAATCTTGATAAAGATATCAATGCCCAAATGATTGTTGGAATAATCGTAGAGTTTGCAAAAAGATTAAACATTGTTACCATAGCAGAATATGTCCACAGCAGAGAAGTTTTTGAAAAAGCCAAAGAGCTTAATATAGATCGTATTCAAGGGTTTTTTATAGCCAAACCACAACCAACTATCTCTTCTATCAAAGATAACGCACTATCTCTGATAGAGTCGGATGGGCAAAAATCATTTTAACAAACTCATTGTGTGGAATCTTTTTTTCTATCGCTATAATAAACTCATGAATAATCTCTGTCGCTTCTGCACCGATGATGGAAGCCCCGAGTATCTCACCGTTTTGTGAAGAGCTAATAATTTTTACAAATCCGGAGTCGTCTCCTGATATTTTTGCTTTTGCATTGGCTTTAAAGTAGGCTTTTTTAACCTCTACTTCAATTCCTTGCTCTTTTGCTTCTTGCTCATTTAAACCGCATGAGGCGATTTGCGGATCACAAAAGATGGTAAACGGAGTAACATGACTATTAGTCAAAGAGTCGCCCTTTACACTGTTTTGCGCGGCGATTCTCCCCTCAGTATAAGCAGTGTGAGCAAAACCCGGTGTGTTGATACAGTCACCTGCTGCATAGATATGTTTTTGTGTTGTTTGCAAAGCTTCATTTACCTCCACAAAACCTCTCTTATCACACTTGACCCCAGCCTTCTCAAGCTGCAGTTCTTTGCTGCAGGGTATCCGTCCGATGGCACAGAGCACAAGTTCAGAATTAAGCGTCTTTTCACCCTCAGGTGTTGCGACAAGAAGCTTTGCTCCGCTTTCATCTACTTCAACATTTGAAATTTCAGCAGAGGTCAAAACCTTAATGGAGCGTTTTTTAAAAGCGCGCAAAAGAGCTTTTGAGATCTCCTCGTCCTCACGCGCTAAAAGCCGTGATCCGCGAACTACCATCGTCACATCTACGCCAAAAGCACTAAAAAATGTTGCAAATTCGCACCCTATTGCCCCTCCTCCGACAATTATTATCGATGAAGGCATAGTCTGGAGATTAAAAACATCGCTGCTTGAGATAATACACTTGCCATCAAACGGAAGTTTTGGAACCTGCAGAACTTGCGAGCCTGTAGCTATTATGCACTTTTTAAACGCTACTGTTTCTCCTGAGAGTTCAATATGATTGCTATCTTTAAAGAGTGCTGTACCGTAGAGTATCTCGACTTTGGCTTGGTCAAGCATCCACAACACACCGCTGCGAAGTTCATCTTTAAGAGCTATAGTTTTTTGGACAAGCTGTTTTAAATCCAAACCTTTCTCTTCTAAAGCCAAACCACAACTTTTAAAATATGGGATTTTGGATGTAAATGAGGAACTCTGCAGATAGTTTTTTGTCGGGATACACCCCTCATTTAGACATACTCCGCCTATTTTTTCTTTGCTCTGCTCTATTAAAAGCGTATTAACCCCGCTCTTTGCCAAATAAAGTGCGGCTTCATACCCCGCAGGACCTGCTCCAATAATTACGGTATCTATCTCTTTCATCTTCTCTCCA
Protein-coding regions in this window:
- a CDS encoding TonB-dependent receptor plug domain-containing protein; translation: MKKNSLLNSLKFSSVVLLLLGFANLKAKTTDIVDSISNDMKHFDEVATITKQNEHYQPYIISVFHGEELEKLGVSNLKEALELVPGVDMTTDNLNNQTPIFRGSNSSAYGQSKLFIDGVSVNNVFSDGYSEYLFFPIEMIKRIEVVRGPGSKTDGVNAYAGSINVITYAEDFKGFESNDKLVFKHGSYDYYMGGFMKTYKKDDLKVFINFFYQEDNKKLPAGPDGLSQGVLGTENIALSQSGDAPLWLESYSLGINLQYKDFSIKARALQHKQGSAYGINLALPQESDRIKAPNHYLELGYKKEMGDYKADIKAGIKYDAFDSYSKLLPDGFETDGIVFNEGVYGEHFAAQRTLYQSSYLKYSGIKKHTITAGYRFKKEETIDMRSKLSNRESGDVELVDYSETFAFFDADAKRNIFTFSLQDEFLFNNAFSFIYGFNYEETSYKDAGFEPRISMVYQKDRENIFKAMYSRSHRNASWQEMFTMNNLARVGNTDLEPEIVDAFEVAYIKKFSSDSHFQANLFYLLNKDQIYNSSTNPEYENAMDTDIYGFELEYKGSILPVDQLYLNYSYVDGKSYINNKDRSESLPNVSQHLAKGYYIYNLNSALSLSTTLKYVGSKERIFIDTREKLEAYSTIDASLSYRNQKYDYMLTASVKNLCDTKVVFPSAPNTYIDDYEQERRNFLIAFTKKF
- a CDS encoding EAL domain-containing protein, whose translation is MEKENLKSLSSKIVFSIALASLFILLGFFTVFEKINKEAFYQIEGEKAEIIAKTIEPLIGMNIYLDMKENVEQITRQLLENPNILAIKILANNEIISEMKSNAYQNNLDDSFIVTKSILQPNSYKEVGRLTLTYSNKEYKELVGEFTDILLKLLLVLTLLFILFGIYIKRLLSPLRKISRSLKNYSPNKNIKFPYASQKNEIGLISNALNEMQEKICEYSKKQENINNYLEEQVEEKTKELRKQLYTDTLTGLPNRFSLVNCLASIKDGALIVLNIDDFKEINDFYGHAAGDGILKKLSNRLKNIFKENETVQLKYLSSDEFALLFTQKPQLKNFIQTIEKLIFAIEKMIFLYQENEINIRVTIGATYEIDRALEKADIALKSARKQQKSFLLYDKKLNIEKQYKNNMEWVKKLNKALEQDKIVPYFQPIFDNTTNKISSYECLIRLINSDNTPITPDIFLTIAKKSRLYKTLTKIMIEKSCQYFEHIDSNFSINLSVEDILNKEIVTYIKQKIKQYKVADKIIFEILESEGIENYEEISIFINDMKKLGCKIAIDDFGSGYSNFEYLLKLNIDYIKIDGTLIKNLDKDINAQMIVGIIVEFAKRLNIVTIAEYVHSREVFEKAKELNIDRIQGFFIAKPQPTISSIKDNALSLIESDGQKSF
- the lpdA gene encoding dihydrolipoyl dehydrogenase; translation: MKEIDTVIIGAGPAGYEAALYLAKSGVNTLLIEQSKEKIGGVCLNEGCIPTKNYLQSSSFTSKIPYFKSCGLALEEKGLDLKQLVQKTIALKDELRSGVLWMLDQAKVEILYGTALFKDSNHIELSGETVAFKKCIIATGSQVLQVPKLPFDGKCIISSSDVFNLQTMPSSIIIVGGGAIGCEFATFFSAFGVDVTMVVRGSRLLAREDEEISKALLRAFKKRSIKVLTSAEISNVEVDESGAKLLVATPEGEKTLNSELVLCAIGRIPCSKELQLEKAGVKCDKRGFVEVNEALQTTQKHIYAAGDCINTPGFAHTAYTEGRIAAQNSVKGDSLTNSHVTPFTIFCDPQIASCGLNEQEAKEQGIEVEVKKAYFKANAKAKISGDDSGFVKIISSSQNGEILGASIIGAEATEIIHEFIIAIEKKIPHNEFVKMIFAHPTLSEIVRYL